Proteins from a single region of Canis lupus familiaris isolate Mischka breed German Shepherd unplaced genomic scaffold, alternate assembly UU_Cfam_GSD_1.0 chrUn_S1887H2086, whole genome shotgun sequence:
- the LOC119878766 gene encoding uncharacterized protein C2orf16-like → MKFMVYNPGPHLQHIKSSELCKETKLHDVKAMEFNPEQQLQDVKSPELGKGTGMLQGMQSFELNPGPQLQEIKSELCTDVKLPYEQFLEFKHEPKLQGGKSSELNPGPQLQCTNLVAFSTGPQLKGVKSELNPQPGLQGIKSQVFCLGPHVQGVNSSAFISNPKLQCVNSFGCNPEPPLQGINPSELTLASKLQGMKSSEVSSGTEIASETSMVFNPDRHLQDMKSELIPGSKFLGVAPMECNPGPQMKCVNSSELNAEPKLQCVNSMGCKRGPLLEGVQSFGLTSGTKCQGMGSEVNPGTKKQSETSVVFNLESHLQCLKSELIPGSKFLGVAPMECNPGPQVKCVNSSELNPESKLPCVNSTGCKLGPPLQGIQSFELTSGIKCQGMGPFDLNLGTEVLGVKSVMFNPMQHLQNVKCELTPGTQFQGITSREFNWGPQLQSMNSSDLKPGLELQCINSIKFNPGPQMHGTKPSETNPTSEYQGTKSVLFNAGAYWQGVKSSELIPGTKFPEIQFLENHCGSQPQVVQSVFTLGSPLNGMKSVLFLPEPLLNDVKSVEMNKEPLLCGANSVKLISGSELQDLKCEMFALEPCFKKMKYVELNPGPHPQGMNSEELPSHLRQHSVRSVVFAPKLCFQDVKSLELKPGPQTQNVNSKDLSSCLWQKSVMFESEPRSQDVKSLKSNLLPHCQSANSLGLSTCLKSPHANSEAFAPEPCFQDMNSVELTPGFQQQGTNCRELTSGWQGMKSVVLAPEATKKFAPGPLLTSVKFSDWSPESQQRGEKSLEFTPDPKLQSIKHVKLSSASLQQDTKSVELAPGALLQGTKAEMLNRKRSYQITDSEIIPRPGHQFVECAEMIPTPKHQVPKSMNLISIPVYHITERLAHQGNETTEKSVELTPKPTSKAMDSSRVPLRLDLQVPESVDLTPVLRNQGSKSSKLTLKKSYQIPETLELLSESRPQLRDLRELHTRPLQQAVGSEEITLEPRHHTTETVGLTSKARQKGKEFLRVTPKPVSETTGYSERCPRPYPQALEFVEVISEKRLRRGESEALITKSLHHVPESPEMTSGLGYQVPESVGLTSRQWLQRRQSLALLQKQTGQAVGHTESVELTSETWQPGDGSVGLPQSQNQSIKYSQRAPGVRAQITEVMRISPKPLDQVPGSTKTQLQAALSIGITPGAPQKVTEYVKVTPGPPLQVVKSVALTPGPAFQMIDYVQLTPKLQDVRPSEFTSELWLQSVKSKELTTEPTHQILDIMKLTGFQIVKTVLIPWPPLQIVKSEELAPGPIPQVVEPIGVALGSAIEVIDCFNLQEMVEPVELTPRPNTHVKSAELLSQPACPFEEPAVFTHEQGLQAVKAIGIKIRPPQMMESEDLNLRQVYQNRECEDFTSREELQIGNYFSRFLHNSSNSLITSSGETEFGSLCDFEVPEVSRALDIRNIGTDIFQPEESFIDPTMIQSSTLPFSLHNQLSDKIANIVETPHFEISGVGVISKTTDKKQVEELGNSLQGLSQHPPQSWRSPPRTFHSGSRIQRGLTSSVLGRQQNVWENHSWRQRLPRKYLSNMLMLGDVLGTTMERKLCSPTSLMERATRDIRQSIQNLFGVPAELMKPSQSLLEKGRGVIPQPSVARNYIQRHTSCRGHEQRTALRIWTRSSMSSIIQQYSGTRVRLKKSSKLTDISQDIFQHIPFSTSEGQPPAPVQLESSFNIVFTRKDSVPVEESENSLSFESQHSLKPSYLPHQAKTDFSEQFQLLQDLQLKIAAKLLRSQIPPNVPPPLTSGLVLKYPICLQCGRCAGFNCCHKLQGTFGPYLLIYPQLHLVRTPEGHGEIRLQLGFRLQTGKRPQVPKYHRRDRPITPRSPISPSLRSAKVYTRASKSPTSTIYFQSGSSQSPSPVRVHIRRRQYRGPDLVGKTEIRKPGLYEFSQVHSLPESVSESNQNVKWAKRKTKKTHNPKYPYPMKRITKGSRTQNTKLYTNGRSIIQSPSRELPAQVRSKRTGTSQTTSASLRRQSKKSSQPKFIQLLFQGLKQALQTAHRIMTSAGQKPVDRPRPDHSWSSKNQHLKQRARNDYLSRDIKRDRMSVVKVKPVDITTKQNMLWEEREQFRSAQPPERDSSFQLRRTQLPKPIVSQGSAAFKTSSLGQPMGIVQNDSSSKGKKKLYRSEISSQESKNSKTGTGVQVGGRNLHGSPHRTSHSHLKEKLAPKKQNHGFLRERTPYNSSVRSHRSPSERRCRSPSERSHRSTSQKSHHIPSERSHHSLSEKSHHSLSERSHQSASERSHRSLPQKSHHSPCERSHHSLSEKSHHSPSDRSPRSLSGRSYHGASERSHRGPSQKSHHSASERRHHGPSQKSHHSPPERSHRSPQKSHHSPSERSLRSPQKSHHSPSERSLRSPQKSHHSPSERSHRSPSQKSHHRPSQWSHRSPSQKSHHSPSERSYHSLSVKSHRSPSERRCRSPSERKCRSPSERRCRSPSERSHRSLGLI, encoded by the coding sequence ATGAAATTTATGGTATACAATCCTGGACCACATCTGCAACatataaaatcttcagaattATGCAAAGAGACAAAGCTTCACGATGTGAAAGCTATGGAATTCAATCCCGAGCAGCAGTTGCAAGATGTGAAATCTCCCGAGTTAGGCAAGGGAACAGGTATGCTTCAAGGTATGCAGTCTTTTGAGCTCAATCCTGGGCCACAGCTACAAGAGATAAAATCTGAGTTGTGCACAGATGTGAAGCTTCCATATGAGCAATTTCTGGAATTCAAGCATGAGCCTAAATTACAAGGTGGGAAATCCTCTGAATTGAATCCAGGGCCACAGCTTCAGTGTACAAATCTTGTGGCATTCAGCACTGGGCCACAATTGAAAGGTGTAAAATCTGAGTTGAATCCTCAGCCGGGGCTTCAAGGTATAAAATCTCAGGTGTTCTGCCTTGGGCCACATGTGCAAGGTGTGAATTCTTCTGCATTTATTTCAAACCCAAAACTGCAGTGCGTAAATTCTTTTGGATGCAACCCTGAGCCACCTTTGCAAGGTATAAACCCTTCTGAATTAACTTTAGCTTCAAAACTTCAAGGTATGAAGTCTTCTGAAGTGAGTTCAGGGACAGAGATTGCAAGTGAGACATCTATGGTGTTCAACCCTGACCGGCATTTGCAAGATATGAAATCTGAATTGATTCCAGGGTCGAAGTTTCTAGGTGTTGCACCTATGGAATGCAACCCTGGGCCACAGATGAAGTGTGTAAATTCTTCTGAGTTGAATGCAGAGCCAAAATTACAATGTGTAAATTCTATGGGGTGCAAACGTGGGCCACTTTTGGAAGGCGTACAGTCTTTTGGGTTGACTTCAGGGACAAAATGTCAAGGTATGGGATCTGAGGTGAATCCAGGGACTAAGAAGCAAAGTGAGACATCTGTGGTGTTCAACTTGGAATCACATTTGCAATGTTTGAAATCTGAATTGATTCCAGGGTCAAAGTTTCTAGGTGTAGCACCTATGGAATGCAACCCTGGGCCACAGGTGAAGTGTGTAAATTCTTCTGAGTTGAATCCAGAGTCAAAATTACCATGTGTAAATTCTACGGGGTGCAAACTTGGGCCGCCTTTGCAAGGTATACAATCTTTTGAGTTGACTTCAGGGATTAAATGTCAAGGTATGGGACCTTTTGATTTGAATCTGGGAACAGAAGTTCTAGGTGTAAAATCTGTTATGTTCAACCCTATGCAACATTTacaaaatgtgaaatgtgaattGACTCCAGGGACACAGTTTCAAGGTATAACATCACGGGAGTTCAACTGGGGCCCACAGCTGCAAAGCATGAATTCTTCTGATTTGAAACCAGGGTTAGAACTTCAATGCATAAATTCCATAAAGTTTAATCCAGGGCCACAGATGCACGGCACAAAGCCCTCTGAAACTAACCCTACATCAGAATATCAAGGTACAAAATCTGTTCTGTTCAATGCTGGAGCATATTGGCAAGGTGTAAAATCTTCTGAGTTAATTCCAGGGACAAAGTTTCCAGAAATCCAGTTTTTGGAGAATCACTGTGGGTCACAGCCACAAGTTGTACAGTCGGTGTTCACTTTAGGCTCTCCGTTAAATGGTATGAAATCTGTGTTATTTTTACCAGAGCCACTGCTGAACGATGTAAAGTCGGTGGAGATGAACAAAGAGCCACTGCTTTGTGGTGCAAATTCTGTGAAACTGATTTCAGGCTCCGAGCTGCAAGACTTGAAATGTGAGATGTTTGCACTAgagccatgttttaaaaaaatgaaatatgtggaGTTAAATCCAGGGCCACATCCTCAAGGTATGAATTCTGAGGAGTTGCCCTCACACCTTAGACAACATAGTGTGAGATCTGTGGTGTTTGCACCAAAGCTGTGTTTTCAAGATGTGAAATCTCTGGAGTTGAAACCAGGACCGCAAACTCAAAATGTGAATTCTAAGGATTTGAGTTCTTGCCTCTGGCAGAAATCTGTGATGTTTGAATCAGAGCCACGTTCTCAAGATGTGAAATCTTTGAAATCAAACCTATTGCCACATTGTCAAAGTGCTAATTCTTTAGGGTTGTCAACGTGCCTCAAGTCACCACATGCTAACTCTGAGGCCTTTGCACCAGAGCCATGTTTTCAAGATATGAACTCGGTAGAATTGACACCAGGGTTCCAACAGCAAGGTACGAATTGTCGAGAGCTGACTTCAGGATGGCAAGGTATGAAATCGGTGGTGTTGGCACCAGAGGCAACTAAAAAGTTTGCACCAGGACCATTGTTGACTAGCGTTAAATTTTCGGATTGGTCTCCGGAATCACAGCAACGAGGTGAGAAATCTTTGGAGTTTACTCCAGATCCAAAGTTGCAAAGTATAAAACATGTGAAATTGTCCTCAGCCTCTCTACAGCAAGATACAAAATCTGTAGAGTTAGCACCGGGGGCACTGCTTCAAGGAACAAAAGCTGAGATGCTAAATCGGAAAAGAAGCTATCAAATCACAGACTCTGAGATAATCCCTAGGCCAGGGCATCAGTTTGTAGAATGTGCAGAGATGATCCCGACACCAAAGCATCAAGTCCCtaaatctatgaatttgatttCAATACCAGTTTATCACATCACAGAAAGGTTGGCACATCAAGGCAATGAAACCACAGAAAAATCTGTGGAGTTGACCCCAAAGCCAACAAGTAAAGCCATGGATTCTTCAAGAGTGCCTCTAAGGCTAGATCTTCAAGTACCAGAATCTGTTGATCTGACTCCAGTGCTAAGGAATCAAGGTTCTAAATCCTCGAAATTAACCCTAAAGAAAAGCTACCAAATCCCAGAAACTCTAGAGTTGCTCTCTGAGTCACGGCCTCAACTTAGAGATTTGAGAGAGTTACATACAAGGCCACTGCAGCAAGCTGTAGGATCTGAAGAGATTACACTAGAGCCCAGGCATCACACTACAGAAACTGTGGGATTGACCTCCAAGGCAAGGCAAAAAGGGAAGGAATTCCTCAGAGTGACCCCAAAGCCAGTAAGCGAAACCACTGGATATTCAGAGAGATGTCCTAGGCCCTATCCTCAAGCACTAGAATTTGTGGAGGTGATCTCTGAGAAAAGACTGCGAAGAGGAGAATCTGAGGCACTGATTACAAAGTCATTGCATCATGTTCCAGAATCTCCAGAAATGACATCAGGGCTAGGATATCAAGTTCCTGAATCTGTGGGTTTAACCTCTAGGCAGTGGCTTCAAAGGAGACAATCTTTAGCGTTGCTCCAAAAGCAAACAGGTCAAGCTGTAGGACACACAGAGTCTGTAGAGCTCACATCTGAGACATGGCAGCCAGGGGATGGATCAGTGGGGCTACCACAGTCACAgaatcaaagtataaaatattcacagaGAGCTCCAGGAGTACGGGCTCAAATTACAGAAGTTATGAGGATTAGTCCAAAGCCActagatcaagtcccaggatccaCAAAGACACAGCTTCAAGCTGCGCTCTCAATAGGAATAACCCCGGGAGCCCCCCAAAAAGTTACTGAGTATGTGAAAGTGACTCCTGGGCCACCACTTCAGGTTGTGAAGTCTGTAGCATTAACCCCAGGGCCAGCCTTTCAAATGATAGACTATGTTCAGCTGACCCCAAAACTGCAAGATGTGAGACCCTCTGAGTTTACCTCAGAGCTGTGGTTGCAAAGTGTAAAATCTAAAGAATTAACCACAGAGCCAACACACCAAATTTTGGACATAATGAAGTTGACAGGCTTTCAGATTGTAAAGACTGTGTTAATCCCATGGCCACCACTTCAAATTGTAAAATCTGAGGAGTTAGCACCAGGGCCAATTCCTCAGGTTGTAGAACCAATAGGAGTAGCATTAGGATCAGCGATAGAAGTAATAGATTGCTTCAATCTTCAAGAAATGGTAGAACCCGTGGAATTAACTCCAAGGCCAAATACCCATGTGAAATCTGCAGAATTACTCTCACAGCCAGCAtgtccctttgaggagcctgcagTGTTCACTCATGAACAAGGGCTTCAGGCTGTGAAAGCAATAGGGATAAAAATAAGGCCTCCTCAAATGATGGAATCTGAGGATTTGAATCTACGACAGGTATATCAGAATAGGGAATGTGAGGATTTTACATCAAGAGAGGAGTTACAAATAGGGAACTATTTCTCTAGATTTCTCCATAACTCTTCCAACTCCCTCATCACAAGTTCTGGTGAAACAGAATTCGGAAGCCTTTGTGATTTTGAGGTGCCAGAAGTATCAAGGGCCTTGGATATAAGAAACATTGGGACAGATATTTTTCAGCCTGAAGAGTCCTTTATAGACCCTACTATGATACAATCTTCaactcttcccttttcccttcacaATCAACTCTCTGATAAGATAGCTAACATTGTAGAAACTCCACATTTTGAGATCTCAGGAGTGGGTGTCATATCTAAGACGACTGACAAGAAGCAGGTGGAAGAGCTAGGGAACTCACTCCAGGGCCTATCCCAACATCCACCACAAAGCTGGAGATCACCACCTAGGACATTCCACTCAGGCTCAAGAATTCAAAGAGGCCTTACCAGCTCTGTCCTGGGCAGACAACAGAACGTCTGGGAGAATCACTCCTGGAGACAGCGACTACCTCGAAAATATCTCTCCAATATGCTAATGTTGGGGGATGTCTTGGGAACCACGATGGAAAGGAAGCTTTGTTCTCCAACATCTTTAATGGAAAGAGCCACTAGAGATATCCGTCAATCTATCCAGAATTTATTTGGGGTTCCAGCTGAACTGATGAAGCCTTCCCAGAGTCTGCTAGAGAAAGGTCGAGGTGTTATTCCTCAGCCTTCAGTGGCCAGAAACTACATTCAGAGGCACACTTCATGTCGTGGTCACGAGCAAAGAACAGCCTTAAGAATATGGACACGTAGCTCCATGTCCTCCATAATACAGCAATATTCTGGGACTAGAGTGAGATTAAAGAAAAGTTCAAAGCTCACTGATATATCCCAGGACATCTTTCAGCACATACCATTCAGCACATCAGAGggccagcctcctgccccagTACAGCTAGAGTCTTCCTTCAATATAGTTTTCACCAGGAAAGATTCTGTTCCAGTGGAAGAGAGTGAGAACTCTTTGAGTTTTGAGTCCCAACACAGTCTCAAGCCAAGTTATCTTCCCCACCAGGCCAAGACTGACTTCTCAGAACAGTTCCAGTTGCTACAAGATCTGCAGCTAAAAATAGCAGCAAAACTGTTAAGGAGTCAAATACCCCCAAATGTACCTCCGCCTCTAACTTCAGGTCTGGTTTTAAAATACCCTATCTGCTTACAGTGTGGCCGATGTGCAGGATTTAATTGCTGTCATAAATTACAGGGCACTTTCGGACCTTACCTTCTTATCTATCCACAGCTCCACCTTGTACGCACTCCTGAGGGCCACGGAGAGATTAGGTTGCAACTTGGCTTTAGGTTGCAAACTGGGAAAAGACCCCAAGTCCCAAAGTACCACAGAAGAGACAGACCCATCACACCACGAAGTCCTATATCACCATCGCTAAGGTCAGCGAAAGTCTATACTCGAGCTTCCAAGAGTCCTACTTCTACGATATATTTCCAGTCTGGATCTTCCCAGTCTCCTTCTCCTGTACGAGTCCACATCAGGCGAAGGCAGTATAGAGGCCCTGACCTAGTAGGAAAGACAGAAATTAGAAAGCCGGGGCTCTATGAATTTAGTCAGGTTCACTCTCTACCAGAGAGTGTCTCTGAAAGCAATCAGAATGTAAAATGGgctaaaaggaaaaccaaaaagaccCATAATCCAAAATACCCATACCCAATGAAAAGAATCACCAAGGGAAGcagaacacaaaacacaaaactctaCACAAACGGTAGAAGCATAATACAGAGTCCTTCTAGGGAATTACCAGCCCAGGTAAGAAGCAAGAGGACTGGAACATCTCAAACTACCTCTGCGTCTTTAAGAAGACAATCTAAGAAATCCTCCCAACCCAAATTCATTCAACTGCTTTTTCAAGGCCTAAAGCAAGCATTGCAGACAGCACACAGAATTATGACTTCTGCTGGGCAGAAGCCCGTGGACAGGCCACGGCCAGACCATTCGTGGTCAAGCAAAAACCAGCATCTAAAACAAAGAGCCAGAAATGATTACCTATCAAGAGATATCAAAAGAGACAGGATGTCAGTTGTTAAGGTAAAGCCAGTAGACATAACCACTAAGCAGAACATGTtatgggaagaaagagagcaaTTCAGATCAGCTCAACCACCAGAAAGAGATAGCTCTTTCCAACTCAGACGTACCCAACTGCCTAAGCCCATAGTTTCCCAAGGAAGTGCCGCTTTCAAAACCAGTTCACTTGGACAGCCTATGGGTATTGTTCAAAATGACTCTAGCAGCAAAGGTAAGAAAAAGCTCTACAGAAGTGAAATCTCTAGCCAGGAGTCCAAGAACTCCAAAACAGGAACCGGAGTTCAAGTCGGAGGGAGAAATCTACATGGTTCACCTCACAGAACCTCACACAGCCACCTTAAAGAGAAACTCGCACCCAAGAAGCAAAACCACGGCTTCTTAAGGGAGAGAACCCCATATAATTCCTCTGTAAGGAGCCAtcgcagtccctctgagaggagatgtcgcagtccctctgagaggagccatcgAAGTACTTCTCAGAAGAGCCATCACAttccctctgagaggagccatcaCAGTCTGTCTGAAAAAAGCCATCACAGTCTCTCTGAGAGGAGCCATCAAAGTGCCTCTGAGAGGAGTCATCGCAGTCTTCCTCAAAAGAGTCATCACAGTCCCTGTGAGAGGAGCCATCACAGTCTTTCTGAAAAAAGCCATCACAGTCCCTCTGATAGGAGCCCTCGTAGTCTCTCTGGAAGGAGCTATCACGGTgcctctgagaggagccatcgTGGTCCTTCGCAAAAGAGCCATCACAGTGCCTCTGAGAGGAGGCATCACGGTCCTTCTCAAAAGAGTCATCACAGTCCCCCTGAGAGGAGCCATCGAAGTCCTCAAAAGAGTCatcacagtccctctgagaggagccttCGAAGTCCTCAAAAGAGTCatcacagtccctctgagaggagccttCGAAGTCCTCAAAAGAGTCatcacagtccctctgagaggagccatcgCAGTCCTTCTCAGAAGAGCCATCACCGTCCCTCTCAGTGGAGCCATCGCAGTCCTTCTCAGAAGAGCCatcacagtccctctgagaggagctATCACAGTCTCTCTGTAAAGAGCCATCGGAGCCCTTCTGAGAGGAGATGtcgcagtccctctgagaggaaatgtcgcagtccctctgagaggagatgtcgcagtccctctgagaggagccatcgAAGTTTAGGATTAATCTGA